The Procambarus clarkii isolate CNS0578487 chromosome 61, FALCON_Pclarkii_2.0, whole genome shotgun sequence sequence ggacaggagtcattgctgtaaacaaccgatagctagaaaggcgggatccaagagtcaatgctcgatcctgcaagcacatataggtgagtacatataggtgagtacacacacacacacacacacacacacacagcgcggTGAAGCTAACCTCCAGAAAAGCTAAGGTTTGGCACCTTCTTTTGCCAATTACTTACCTTATCAACGACCTGCCAGACAGTTAGGTTAGTGTTGCAGATCATGGTGAAGATGGCATAGAGGGTACGGTAGGCAGGTATGGCTGGTACCCCACGGGACGACCAATAGGTGCCccgaccccaccacactgccaccagcacgcccaccactatcaccaccgccaccacctccatCCTAGTCTGCATAAACCAATAACTATTGTAATAAAGTAATAAATACATTAATACAAACTTGTTAATACCTATATCTCTCGTGTGAATcatttatacaaatatatattgcGTAATGATgtctataataataaataaataaatgtttatatatatatatatatatatatatatatatatatatatatatatatatatatatatatatatatatatatatatatatatatatatatatatatatatatataaatactatgCCTAAAGGCACTAATAcgtacagcgtttcgggcaatattTGCTGTATTTACTTCTTGTtgaaaacataaatgaaaatatgaagttACACACAGTCTATGCCTATATAAGAATTAAGACCAAAATAAAAAACTCGGAAGACTCCTAAAAGATAAGGCTAGCCGACTTATAATTGAAAGATAAAAGGACAGTTATCACCGAATAAATACACTAGAGAGTTTAGTGTATTCATATTCACTAATACAATACATCAGCACTCACCCTAGAGAGTTTAGTGTATTCATATTCACTAATACAATACATCAGCACTCACACTAGAGAGTTTAGTGTATTCATATTCACTAATACAATACATCAGCACTCACCCTAGAGAGTAGAAAACATACCCACATGTTTGAAGCAAGTGGAGAGAGCGAATTAAGAGATAGCCCCATAACACGTCATATAATCAGGAAACGCATTGACAAACTGAAAGATTCAAAAGCTCCAGGTGGGGACGGAATTTCAGTCTAAAATCATTAAGCAACTAACAGCTTAACTATGTCTACCACTGAAACTCCATTTCACAAAATCTCTGGATCAAGTGATAGTTCCCCTATgattgaaaatatgcaaatatcaTTCCTtttttaaggaaatatctgcccggGAAGGCAGATATGGCAAAATATCTGCCAAAAAAAATCTTTCAATATCTTTCTGccaaaaaaggcagaaagagaaGCAGCAGAAAACTACCGTCCGATTAATTTGATCTCGCATATCTGCAATCTCATGGCGAGAAGCCTAAAGGATTCTCAGTAACCAACTTTGTGAAATCAACGCAATATAGTTCTGATAAAAATAATTCTTGCCTCTCAGACCTGCGCATATTTTTAGACACAGTAACCAAGTATTCAGACAAAGGTCttccaatataataataataataataataataataacaaaataataaaaataataataataacaatgagaaaatccactaggatATAGGTGGGCGCGATCCTATATATCATTGCCAGTCGCATACGCTACcacttattaaataataataataataataataataataataataataataataataataataataataataataataataataataataataatgaggtaAAGAAAAGACCCAATACTTGAGCAAGTGCATTATTAAACCGAATTTTCGGATGAAGCTCAAGGTGCTGCTGTAAACAATGTACTGTTAATATATTGTTTACACTACCTTGATAAAGGATGTAGGTTCATCTGAAAATACGGGTTAATTTCATACTATGTAAAATTTGTGTAATTTAATGCACTTACACAACAGGGCCTTTTCTTCATCTTTATTCACACACTCCGGTATTGTAGTAAATTTctcaattataataataattttattaggtACATCTCTCTTCACATCTAGTCCACTTGTGAATGTTTTATCTCTGTTGCATTCATATAATCATTTTTCTCTGTTTAGTTATCACAAACTTCCTAGCAACCATTAGCTTTTAGTGAGGGTGCTGCAGTATAGTGGTCTACGTCCCCAATTCACAACCGAGggttacgggttcgatccccggtcagGACAGAAACGATTGGAAACGTTCCCATTCACTTGTTAGCCTAGCAGTAAACagcttcccggaagtttggcaacTGTTGCCGTTTGCATAATAGGGAAGAACAGTAATTGGCCAGTGGgaaaccgccggcttcctgtccccgacgcgACCTTATAAATTTAATTTACAATCAACACAATACaactgttatcttgagatgatttcggggctttttttagtgtccccgcggcccggtcctcgaccaggcctccacccccaggaagcagcccgtgacagctgactaacacccaggtacctattttactactaggtaacaggggcatagggtgaaagaaactctgcccattgtttctcgccggcgcctgggatcgaacccaggaccacaggatcacaagtccagcgtgctgtccgctcggctcctatTTGTCTAATTAAAACACAAAACTGCTTCAACAGTAAAACCATATAACTGATGAGTTGTTAATTACCTTATAAAGTCTCAGTTCCTCTTCTTGATTCCAGGTTTAAGTCGACAAGGAACCGAGGATGGTGACCGTTCGGTTCCACCTCTAAGACTGATGGCTTGCCGGCGGCTGACAGCTCGTAGAGCTTCCTGGGGTTATTTCCAACTACATCCTCCTCATCGCATTTGCTCTCTTGTTATTTCTCTCACTTACATATCCTTAGCCTCAAAGAGACTTCTCAGTAGGCAATATCCAGGAATTGCATTGATTCGACACTGAATCAACGTTGATGACGTCGAATCAATGCTGGTGACGTCGAAATGTCATTGGTTTTGGATATTGAGCTCCATAGGTTGTTGGGTGTCATGAAGCCAGTTCCTGCGTAGCTTCCATATTTGGTTTAATTAAGCAGAATTAGACATGTGGGTTCAGGGGCACCGGGCCTAATTATCTTTAAGCTAAATAATTTACATTTGTCATGAACTTGTATTAAGTATTACCCTAAAAATGTAAAGCTCTATTCTCTCATTATCTTAACTTGTACGCGTAGTTAATAACttatatacaaaaataaaaattCTGTACCCACTGAGTAATTACTGTAATCTGATCCTTTGTGTATCTTATAGATATAAAATTAGTCACAttcatctgcccgaaacgctgcgcgtactagtggctttacaagattgtaaatactatgctatgtattctcacaaacccaatgtaccttcttgtatataaataaataaataaataaatataatatttaccgTTTTAAGAAGCTGAGATAATAGGCTTAAATTTCGGTTAATGGACCCTCTTGAATAAAATACTTGTAAATTATTTGCACATTGTGATAGTTATCTCTAAATTATTTAATTTGTTCTCATTCCAggggggggcctgacggctgagtgaccAGCGCTTGAGATTCGTATTCAtaatgttccgggttcgattcccgtcggaggcggaaacaaatgggcagagtttctttcaccctgatgtcttgttcgcctagcagtaaaacagacaactgctacgggctgcttcctagggaatgTGTAACATAAattaggcctggtcaaggaccgggccgcggggatgctaagccccgaaatcatcccaagataacctcaaaataaccatCCAACAGTGACGcaggttatgaacagttttgctgATAGTTTTACTTTATTTTGCTGATAGACAGCTGATAGGTCAGGCATGGATGAATAATTTTTCTAAcagtttacatttacttgttaaaAATCTCTGGACCCTTTTCAGTTTCACGTGTTTCTTTAGGTAATGGGTTCCATACTGGTGCAGCATAGAACCCTGCAAATAATTCCAGGGTTGGACATCATAGATAGGCTACAGGAGTGAATATCATTGATAGGCTACATTGTTTACATTATTTTAGGCTCGCGGGACACTGGCTAATGTTGACTTATGCTGCTGGCGGTAATCAACTGATATATGCTTAATGCTGAAATTCCCAAATTTGACAGCGAAAAATATAATTGATGTCATGATTATTAGCGATCTTAAGCCAATTTTTGTATTAacatatttaggtacatctgctttTGTGCACCTGCCCTAGATTATATGAAAGGCTggtagtaaataataataataaaaaaaaactgtatGAAAGGAAGTACATGTGTCAAAAAGTAGACTTTTggtacattatgaggatatcatcaacacaagagtgaataagatagcagtgataccgagtccccatctcgcagaatGGTTAATCATACAGGGCCATAAGAATATTTATCGCAGGAATTTGAAACTCCTTTTGTGTGTGACATATATATACTTGAACCTATGCCGAAAAGGAAGACGAAGGTAATCACAAGAATTAGAAGAATCACTTATGTGACAGATTCACTTGATCCTACACAGGGAAGAATGAGAGGGTAGGAAATTGTCAGGGTAAAacgccaagccactacgactatatagcccttggaaggggtcaggataaggacttgggatgggacggggggggggggaaggaatggtgccccaaccacttgtggacggtcggggattgaacgccgacagacatgaagcgagaccgttgctctactgtccagcccaagtggttggggaaggATGACAATGTTTATCCCTAGAATTAGAAACCCTTCTAGCTTgtctgtgtgtgcgcgcgcaaatATTGCTTTCCAGAGGCTTTAACTTCAACTTGGCCAAGAATAGCTCGTCACCCTTGCTTGTAGTGCTTCCGGAAGCTGCTGCGTTGGCGTTTGTGGCTATTTTTACTTAAAGTTCATGAGAGGTCACATAAACACGTCCCTCTGACCGCTGGAAGTCATATGAAAGAAAACACATCAGTCTGAACCTAAAGAAAACGACACAGTTTCGGGTCCGTTTTGGACCAGTATAAACTCATTatacgactttataatggtccaggacagaccgaatatTCCTCACCTGTTTTATTTTCAGATGTGGGGTTGGGTGTCCAATTTTCTGCCCCTTTATTTTGACTTATTGTCTGCATGTAAACAAACAGTGTGTTCAAGTGGCCATTGTCACCTGAATCACCTAAGCATTCAGTGAAATGGCTGATTAAGTCAAAAATGGGTAGGAGCTGGTAGCTCAGGCTCGGCCTGATGCTGTCATATTGTTCATGAGAAATCTTTTGGCAGCGTGGATAATTGCTCGACCTCCTGCTGGAAAGGCCTGggattcagttccttcctcaaattatatttataacATAAATAATTTATGCATAACAATTTGAGGATAGTCCTGCATTTTAGCGGACGGGCCGGGCCCATCATTTGGGTAGGGGGTCccggtgcccatcatctgggttggGGGTTCTACTGCTCATCATCCGTGTAAGGGACCTAattcccatcatctgggtagggggtcccggtgcccatcatctgggtagaggGGCCCCAATGCCCATCATTCGGTTAGGGGACCAAATTCCCATCATCTGGGTGAGGTCTCTAGTGCACGTCACCTGGGTAGGGGGCCCATTGCCAGTCATCTGGATAGAGGGTCCTACTGTCTATCATCCGGGTAGGGGCCCCATTGCTTTACCGAGGGCCTATATATGCTGTTAACATGCCCCTGAGGCTCAGCAAAGTCATGTTGTGCAAGGTAAGTTTTAAAATCCGTCTTGTGAACGATGTAATTTGTATCTGGCGAAATAACTATTATTggcttgttgttgtttaagattcgctacttggaacaaaaagttccaagcagcacgggctatggtaagcccgtaattATTGGCTTATTGAGCACTTTATGGTACTCTCGTGGTACAAATATTGGGGAGCCTAGTCCTCTGGAGCTCTCCAATACTCTCTTTACACAGTCCAAATACTCCTTCAAAAGGATATATTATAAAAATCAAAGACTTAGAAATTCATGTCGAGTTTTAAACCATCGGAAAAATCCAACTTACAAACATTTGCCTCAAAAGTCAACTCAACGGCTTCTTGAAACTTTAAGAAGCCCAAGAGGCTTACTCTGAGGTCTAAaccttttttcaaaatttttgtTTACCTAGTCGGAGTAATTCAattaccttaaccacttgaccaaccgtgaccgtacaaaagtcataggtagccgaagctatatccccaccgtcccgacggcacttggtggtaagcttgggcatagttatttcatcgaatcatctcactttgtggggccacgtgagcaacataaATGGGAACAAGtggttggtcaagtggttaaggtaccaggtacgcctggtatattatatatatatatatatatatatatatatatatatatatatatatatatatatatatatatatatatatatatatatatatatcattgaatatgaccgcatattctgtatttattattttctggtttagggcttctatccctctaactattttcttagcatcagggcttaattggaataggagttctcctattccaattaactcCTATTAATTAACACTaacagaactcctattccaattaagccctgatgctaagaaaatagttagagggatagaagccctaaaccagaaaataataaatacagaatatgcggtcatattcaatgaaacatgtttgaaagaaaacctgctgccagtatacaccaatatatatatatatatatatatatatatatatatatatatatatatatatatatatatatatatatatatatatatatatatatatatatatatgaccgaaaaggtaagattaataattctaacacgaatttgtttaatatttcttatgtttttcttcactgtcggtggtaatggaaatatcaattctccaaaattcatttttattaatgaTATGGCGCCTAGAAGCGcttcgtaagggcttcttacattctcaaagacttgtttacacttaacactacTTATGATACACTCGATacactgtgtatgaaacatttgacataacTCTTGCTTTGTAttgattttgggtgaggtgggtattcGGTGAGGTGGATACATGAGAATGGaaataactgcagagggcctattgacccatacggtgccttgaagtgggtagaatatagttgtgcgttaattggctgttgattgctggtgttgactttttgatgtgtaatgcctcgctgatgtcaagccgcctgctatcgctgtacctatcgatgatttcagtgttgtttgttaagatttctctggtgatggtctggttgtgagagatcATCACCAGAtggtctcttctcacaaccacttTAGGTTCTTTTGAACTAAGTTTAGGTTCTAacgttaggttctgttggcgattatttgtatttgtagtacgtgggtgatacatttacagcgttgtggttcgaacaaaatctgTCATTCATGAACCGTTTTTCATCCATAAACAGGGGGGttaggcgggtgcatggaatggactttgggcctttgtttggaggacgggctggaggacaGGTTGCCTTATGGCAGCTTGGACGAGGACGAGTCGAAGTAATGCAATTCCAAGCTTCGAGAAAGCTTTCATGCAAACATTCTATATTCCACATTTTTCTCCCACCCACAGTAGCCTCATATATTAGAAGTATGATAGACTGCTTGTACTACCACTCTGGCGTGCTGAAGGACAGGCATAGTCGACATCTTGCCCTGGGGGAAGGCTTGACAGGAACTGTGTTGACCGTCCAGGCAACAAAGAGGCTCCCTAGTACTGACTTCAGCGTACTCCCACGGTCCTTCGCACAGACTCATGTACAGGTGCACCTGCAAAACTTTTCTGAATACACAGAGAAATTGCATTATCGTAAAACATAAATGAGAAACTCTACAAGAGTCGTgattaggattcgaacctatgcgctgggttcTAAACAAATGAGAGCTGAAAATGTTCTGTAAATAGATTAATTATATGTGAAAAAGCTAGAAAGTTTATGTAAATTATGAGAACCGGTGTACACGATCTTAAGTTACCTCTCGTGTAGACTTAAATGTTTATGAGTGACAGAAATCTTAACGACGCTCTGAgctaattatgtgcctctgtaacctttccaccaccgcccacgggaggcgtatggggtgaataataaataaatgaactGAAATGCTCTTTACGGGCCTTTGGcaaaaaccaccaccacaaacaatattcatCACAGTCTCCACACAAACTACTCATCACAGTCTCCACACAAACTACTCATCACAGTCTCCACACAAACTACtcagcacagtctccacacaaacTACTCATCACAGTCTCCACACAAACTACTCATCACAGTCTCCACACAAACTACTCATCACAGTCTCCACACAAACTACTCATcacaaacactacacaaacaGAAAAGACAATATCAAAACATTATgccatattgaccagaccacacactagaaattgaagggacgacgacgtttcggtccgtcctggaccattctcaagtcgattgtgttgaaaatcgacttgagaatggtccaggacggaccgaaacgtcgtcgtcccttcaatttctagtgtgtggtctggtcaacatacttcagccacgttattgtgactcatcgcctgcattataccacaatcatcacccaccaccatgtCTCCTAAGGcttcccacaagcacaaatactaCCACAAACCACCGTAGAGTCCCGGCTTCTGAATAGTCCTAAACAGAGACCTTAAGCCGGGGCCAAACAAGACCTTTGGATACGTCTCCTTACATGCCTCGTTTCACCCAGCCTAAGAAATACAAAATTGTGACAGCCATATATACCACAAACACAAATTTAATATACTAAACACATCAAAACGAGACAATAAAACAAGGGAAGGGAACGTTAacgagaaagcgccaagctattacgactaaatAGCGCTTGGAAGGGGGGCAGGATAAGGGTTTCGGATGGAGACGGGGGATAAggatggtgcccaagcacttggacggtcgggtgattgaactccgacctgtaagaagctctaccgtcgctctaccgtccagcccaagtggttagacaGACAATAAATAAGTCACAGACACCACCAATAAGGTGACGGATGCCACAACGCTACAAAACTCAACACATAtgtccaacaccaacactaccagtcccTAGGGAGGAGGTGTACCAGGTGTGCGGGCAGGTGTGGGTCTCCCCTCTCGTTCAGAGCACGACAGAACAGCTGTCCAACCGTCTCCCCGTCGTCCAGCTGGTGAGACAGGTTCCCTCCTCCTGTCACCTCCAGGAACTGATGGCCATAGTCTAATTAGTTGTGGAATTGATGAAGTCGTGGATGCCAACTTAAGAAAGTTTGACATAATAGATGGGTTTGATAACGATGTAC is a genomic window containing:
- the LOC123774426 gene encoding uncharacterized protein, encoding MASLAVVLLLCVLASPVWGEAACDCGTFLSTDQWVQQVVILRSTLVDNCHAFITCRRACIEQFLEVTGGGNLSHQLDDGETVGQLFCRALNERGDPHLPAHLVHLYMSLCEGPWEYAEVSTREPLCCLDGQHSSCQAFPQGKMSTMPVLQHARVVVQAVYHTSNI